The Poecilia reticulata strain Guanapo linkage group LG10, Guppy_female_1.0+MT, whole genome shotgun sequence sequence aaaaacaacaaaaacaagctttttagattgtacatttatttatatgtatttatgactttatataTACAGCATGCAAAACTGAATCAGTTGTTTAATTAAACCACTCCAGTAATCTCACAATGACagttttaagaataaaaaacattttattccatgTTAATTTATTGTGCGCTATGACTTCAGACTTTACAGTTTCTGTGTCAAcgacataaaaaacatttgtaaaacctGTGCggtgtatataaatataatgcACAATATGAGGcttctctttaaaaagaaatcaattccTTTGTTTTCTCGACCATTCGCTGTAGGCTCCGTCATAATTACGTGCACTGAATAGGACAAAGAAAGCACAGAATCAGGAGTTGccataattacattaaaaaaaaaaaaacaatgcaaaattaatttgatcaCAGTCCGTAAGCTGAAAgtcaaaaagtgttttaaaacacaacaaaaatagtTAATTTACTTAGTATATCCTTTTTGGACCGCCTTTCTTGTTGCCATCATTGATCGCCCGCCTGACTGGCAGTAAAACACCATGTGAGGAGCATTCAGCGGTGGCTTCGCTGCGCCGTACTTGGCTTTAAAGTCATCTGGGTTCATGCTAAGAGCGGCGTCTAGTGTGTGAACTGAAGGAAGTTTAGACAGCAGCCTATTAGTCAGGTTCTGTAGTATGAAGATGAGCAACGTATACAGAACCTGAAAAACCAGAATGGCTATCCTCACTCACCACGGCACACATTGCATGCAAAACAGCACACCCTGTAAATCTTCTGCTTTTTAAGTGTACCTCATTAGCTTTTTCTACAACTCACTCTAAGGACAACAAATTGGTAGTAAATTAGGTGTCACCGGGAATGTGAATGGCACCAGGGATACGTCCTCCAGCCACCTCACCATCGGAGCGGACATCAATCAGAACCAGATCCTTGTTGCTTTCAATAAGAGCTTTCAGTTCATCGtattttactagaaaaaaataaaaataaaaaatagatggaGAAAACCACGAAGCATTTCAAAACGTTGAGAAAACGGCATCaaccactttttaaaaagacaagttCAAGTGATAAATCAGTCGGCAGAAACTGTAACTTCCTGCGGAAGCACCAACTGTTCGTGCGACGGAAATCATGTAATCTGATACGAGCTACAACACATTTAGTTGCTCTAGGTTGTACATTAAGCTACCTTATAGTATTGAATATAGCAATGATGGCGTCAGGTATCAACAGCTCATCAGTGGGAGGTAATGTTCAACGTCACTTCCCCGactccagaaaaaaatatctgaaggaTTCATGGAGCTTCTTAACATTTGGTAGTAAAGTCAAGATGCCCTCATAAATAATGCAACAGGTTGGCGTCGCaaatttcaacaatattttcaCTGATTTGTTTCGTGATGCTCTGGCAACCGGATCTTGGCGTTATGTTGTAACTTATCTAAAATGCTGAGTCCCTCCATAAAGGATGAGATTAGCATTTTACTAACAATTAAAGGTTTAGATATGAGGAAATATTGTAACAATCTGAAAAGTCTACACGTTGTTATAGGTCAGTGTTAAATTGCATATTATACCTGTTACATTACATGAAATTGACTTACTTGTGTTTCCCATCCTGGTCAAAGAGCGAAGCTGTGAAAATGAGCTGTATTGTGGACTTCTTCCTCATTTTGTTTGCTGACACATTATTGGCTCCCATACAGATGGTGGGTGGTACTTTCTATGCTCTGGCATACCTTTGAGaagactttcaaaataaaatgaagctttATTTTACACCTGTGTTGTTGAGGTACCACAATTCTTATAGTTCTGGTCTAGTTTAATTGGAAAAgcttgtaaatttattttttagataatATAGGAAAACAACTGCTTATACACTGTGAAAGGAATCAAAAGCCATAACAAGTCTGATGGTTTCACCTGACAATAAAAGTAGagtaaaacaaacctttaaaagtgtgaaaagaaagaagtttCTGAAGGGACCCTGAACTTAATCTAAAAATCCAGAGCTTTGCCTCATGTCAGTACAtaatgatagttttaacaaatatataaaaaccaCTAAAACCCCcccataaaagttacatacccCATCTTTAATGGGTTAAAATGAATTATAGAAacccttttttaatttaaaatgtcctgcatttcatatgcaattttttttatctagtcaAAACCCATCTTTAAAGAACTATAATTGTGGGCATATTAGGGTGCATTAGGGTGTGAAGCAAAAATACTCCAGTATATACTGAGCTCaatcttttaagttatgttaaATTATTATGTACAAGAAATGAACACTGCAATGCCATTTTCACTGAAATCAAATCAGTCATACTCagacttttataaaaaaataattttattaaaacaatttcagtcaGCACtctagaaaaacacaattaataTGTAAgcttaacaataaaaaaaacctcaacaaaaTACTATTAAATTAATCTACTAAGGTTAATTCGCCTGCAAACAAACCTGTAAAACTAACAACAAAATAGCAAATGTTAGTCATATTTCACTGATCTTTGCATGATTGCGTGGAAATTCATTGAAACAGGAGTTTAAACCATATATTTGTCATAAGACACACCATAAGAAACTATTAATCTTTTGTTATTAATTAACTTGACTGGATTGAACTGTCCACGTTTCTTTTGTCTGGCTCATGATGCTCTTTCTGATTTGTAAGAGGGATTTCCCAGTCCACTGACTGATTCCTGCTGCGCCTTCTGACACATTTTTCTCCTACAGAGGACCACAGCTACTATAATAAGAAGCAGAATTAAGACGATTCCTCCTCCTATGACCCCAGCCAGCAGTTGGAGCTCCAAAGATTCAGGGCGTTCGTACCGCTTGCAGGAGAAGTCTGAGTAACTGCTGTGTCCTGCTTTGTTTATTGCTTCCACGCAAACCTTTGTCCCCACCTCCAAAGATCCCACCGTGGCTCGTCGGGCACCATCCCCAAACTCCAAATCGTTTCCACTTCCCTCTACAGTCACCTTGTAGGAGGAAACAACGGAGTCAGGAGCGCACCACTGCACCTCTATCTTCCCTGCGTTTTCCCCTGTGGTGATCGGCTGCAGTGTTTCGATACGTGGAGCATGAGGAGGCCTGTCCTCATCACTCACCCCAGGGCAGAGACACCCTTCTCTAGCTTTGATCATTTCACAGGGCTCCTGATTTTCCAGGCAGGAATTGTATTCACAGGGTGTATTCACAACTTCACTGTTCAAACGGGGACTTTTAGCAGAAGGTACCACTTCATGAACAATGCTGAAGTCCTCATAATCAGCGTTGGGGTTAACTACGGTGAAGTGTTCCACGATTATGATCTTCTTACGAGTGATGGGTGGGGAAGATGTAGAAGCACGAGCGAAGAGGTGGGAGTGCATTAGAggtgagaggaagaggagaagtaCAGCCAGGTTCCCACAAAGTGATCCCATCtctggaaaaagaaagcaaaaatagatCACTCACATTATTGTGACCAAGCACATGCAGTTATCCATGTCATATTGATACCAGCTTTAATAGATAATTCAACTACTTTGTTTAAACAAGGTATAAAGAATAGTAATTTTAAGAATGTCAAGTCACGCAAAAGCAAATCCTGAAAATTGTGccatattaaaaataagatcTGTGgaactacatttattttacataaatatcagtaaaaatgGGAATAGGCTAAAAACCTAAAATTCTGAAGAGTAAGAACATAATAAATCATAATTGACCTGTCAGTTGGTCTTTATagtaaataacacattttaaaacacacttttcttctttttaaaggaTATTTTTGTCTCTAGTGGCCTCAATTTGACAGCagattgacaggaaagtggacAATAAAAGAGGGAGAAGGCATGCAGCAAAGGCCAACAGGGTGGGACTCGAACACGTGATGGCCACGTCCATAAGGCCTCCGCATACGGACCGCCCCCTCCCCTGACCTGAAAACGCTTTTCGATGACATAATGTCTGCAACGGTACCGTATGGAAATCTttcatagtttcttttttcctcttcagaCAGTTTTAGTGGTATAATTGGCCACTTTAATGGGAATATGGTGAAcaatttgtgacaaaaaaagaccTGAAGATTATTGAGCACCTTACCTACGcagtaaatgtgttttgagCTCCATGTAAGTAAAAACAAGTAGGAAGGACAGATTTCTCTTCTTACCATTGGAAACACTATTTTGTCTCAGGATTGTGAAGCAGGTGGAACCTTGGGCACGTTCCTTCGTTTCCAACACTGTGGTGAATTGCTGGTAGACTTATGAGGTTATGAGAGAACTTTTAAATTCTTCACTGAGTGCTGGTTTGCTAGGCCTCAAAGCTATTGCTTTTAGATAACATTTCATCTGATTAGATACATCTTGACCTTTTTTGTGGGAGTGGTTGTGGTTTTATGCACTGATGCCAGAATTCAGCACTCCAAAGCATATTTTTCAGCAAGTTTCGGCTGCGTCAACTGGtattgtaaattttatttctccacatttaaaaaattaaaaggaataTAACTATCATGAGCCACAACCTTGAACAcagctgaaaaggaaaaagttttaatcacAATATGTACAattttgtaccttttttttccttactaAGTAAAGAGTTTAACACCAatcttttttgttcttccttGACCACAGTTTGATcccaaaatttgaaaaaaacaaacaaaaaaaacaacttgtttttttaagggGGGTTCTTCAAGTCTACTTTCTGCTAAGAGATGCCTTTAAATACACCCAGACATCTGCAATGTTCTGGTCTCCATCCTGTAAACACCGtaagataaataaatctgactgcTGGAAGCTATTGGGGTGACACAGATCAGCACTTCCATTTACTCCTGACAGAAAGCTAGATAAGGTCTGTGGGAGCCCGAAACTTCAAGAGCAAACCAGTGACTGTATTTTATGACTTagataaatcaaaaatgaattttagTTCTTCATGTGTCCTTAAAGATAATTACTGATGGCTGAacctttagaaaaacaaaacaaagcatgcAACTATTTTGCAGCTGGTTAGGAGAAggtatttataataaaatgaatgaaaagttgTGAAAGTACTCTACCTTTCGAtgctgtttagtttgttttcttaaagttCTTTGTTCCCGCTGCTCTGGCTCTTTCCATGTGCTCACGAATGTCTGCAGTTCTCACTGTTTTAAACTATTTCTCAaactctctcctcctcctcctcttcaacACCCCCTCTGTTTCTCCCCTGAGTGGCTGCCTCTCCCTCCCTTCTTCTCATCGTcatactctgttttttttcacagtgccTTTTCTTTCTCAAGCAGTCCTCCAACTAGCCATCAGtgttcctttctttcttcttttgaacTGAGTTTTTTAAGCTGTCTGGAAAGGGGTGTGAGGTGGGGGCCAGTTACCACAAAGATGAGTGTTGTTCTGCATGTTAATTGGCtcggcagcagcaggaggcatGCTTGTGCTAgttgggtgtgtttgttttacgtgtgtttgttttacaccGGAGGTGAATATGTCTGCTTTTGATCACATACTTTAAAGATAAAGTTCCTGCATACTCTGCAGGTGATCTCGTGGAGCAGAGCGGGACATAAGGTCGTTACAGTGTGTGTTTATGAGTGCCTCTGAGAGTGGGGGATGAGGAATGCGTCCATGCCTGTTTGTTACAGACTCCCTCTTCTCATGCGACCCCGTTGTGACAAAGGAATGAAATGATGGAAGCCTTCTCTTTTCTAATCCTTTTATGGAGTAAAACTTGctaagcagtttttttattcttcttcccAAGGGGTAATGTGGTaccaaggaaaagaaaagtacCAGGGCAGAGTATTCCCTTCGGTTTTAGGAGATTTACACAACCTTAACCAACCTTAGCTGAAAGCACTGAGACATGTCTGGTATGTTTGGAGTTTATAATGACTGGATGAATAGGTTTAGGAGTTTGTTATCTGGAGAATGATTTCGGAAAGCAGTTTATTACTCACTTCACTTGTGTAAGTGATGAATAAATGGATAGGTTTAGGAGTTTATCTGGAAAACGATTTCTGAAAGCAGTTCATTACTCACTTCACTTGTATAGAAACCCTACACAGGGGCACAGACTACAAGGGGGACACAGGAAAATTACAATTCTATCTAAATAcacaatattaaattataatgagCAGTGGgccaaagttaaaaaataaaaattttacacaaataaagcTTCGTATTCTCCTGTTACAGTGGCTTAGAGCACAACAAAATCACTCAATTAGCCTGATTAGTGTAGCTTAACGCTGAAAACTCTATGTGTCTTAGTGCTATCATGCTAACTCTTATCCACTTGAAGCCAACAATTTTGAATTATTATAGACCACAAAGTGCAAACAAGTTTACTTACAGTTTTTTCTCCTTCATGATCAAAATTGGAAGACCTTTTTTGTGCAATAGTTTCAGGCTACTTCTTGTTGTTCttgtaattattaatattaatggtAGTTGTGAAACAACAAAAGGAGCATTTCTGACACCTATTGACATTAGGTGTTGACTTGAACatggtattaaaaaaagaagagaaaaaattattatatatcCTTCAGAATACATTGATAAGCAGTCTGacttacagttttaaaaacaaatcaaacaaactgACTGGCTGACCAATCAGATTCCAAGTCTTTGACTTTGCCTCACAGTCTGAAAACGCTTGTCTAAGATTAATTGGTCTCAAAATCTGACTTAGGAGTAAATGTGTTTGAGTGGTTGTTTGTCGTGTCTCGGTGTTGCACTGCAATGGACTGGTTTCCTCTTCTGGAAGTAACCCGGCCCTCTGTCCACAAACGTACAGCCAAATGCTCCGACTTGACCTGCAAAGATATACAGGTATAGagagtggatggatggattgaaaTGGACTACCAGAAAGAAAAGACTCTGCATCTTACTGGGCTAAATAAAGAGTTAATTATTAccaatattaatatcaaaaTGATGGATATTATCACACAAAGACATGCTGAATACAATtgcatgtcacactttttagattttcattggtaaaaacatttgaaaagcacgcatcattttcttttccctttgcCATTATGCATTACTGTTAGTTCATCAAAAAACATCCTGATAAAATACACGTaagcttgtggttgtaaaagGTACACCAGCACAGCccttaaataaacacagaacatatttattgttgtgtgtgtatgcattcTTATAAACTAATCCAACAGTTTAAATAGAACAAAAGTTTTCAGACTCATTAAACACTCcatgatctttttttaattgcttttaSTAGGAAGGAAGGACAACACACTTGTTTACTGTTAGCCTCGGAGAGTCATGGTTGCCACAATGTTAAGCTCTAAATAAAAGTTCTTTGTAAAACTAGGTTCTGGAAACGAAGCTTAAGGGGTTTTCATCTAGCTGGGATTAGTGCTCAGAAAAGGCGTCGCCAAAAGAGTGAAACCTCAGTAGCTGCATGTTCTCTTTACTTCTTGTTGTGCAACGcaacacagaattatttttgatgaagtTTATTACACTTCCTCAGACTAGATGAAACACGCCTGGTTCGCAGTCAATTCAAGCTTTGAACATGCAGACCAGATAAGGGGTGAAAGGATGAAACTTCTTCAGTTTGagcacaaaatattaaaatgtataatttaatcaGAATGAATATGAATagcattttctaattaaaatgacatttattctgCTTGTACATGCTGTTTTGGAGTTGTTGGGTATCTACTAAAgcaagaattatttatttattttttattctgaaagatGTTAGACACACATGTTAGACCTTTTCTAATATGTTAAGATTGTCATTTGTTGAACAAGAAGGCACAAAAGTAAGCAAACAAACAGAGCAAACAGTTCTGGACACAAGCCTATTTACCACCATCTCCCAGGCATCTTTACTCAAAATGTACTTCAgtaataagaaaaaatacaacatatattttggtttatatattttttaaaaacaaattacaggaATTGAAGTAAACACTATCTGATAAAACAACAAGTAGTATTATTGGATTATtgtatttgatatatatttagCAACGGCACTAAGTGCTAACAGATCTTACATTTTACTGCTTCATGTAACAGTAGACACATGAAATCAATCAGTGTTAAATACAAACACTGTATTCCCCAGGGGTTATTGGTAACATTCTTCATTCAACCCCAAATGTGGTTTTCTTTGTACCAATTAGCATTTGTtagcatgtttatgtttttaaacacgGAGCTCGCTCACATTAGCCTTTACTTACAAGCATCACTCTGTTTAGTCATTCAGTGGTGGTGTAACAAACCACAATGGAAAATTTTGTACTTTTCTCCTGCTCCTTTGATAGTTTTCCCTCATCACCACTGCTTTTTCAGCTTTGCTCCATGCTTTAATGTTTTGGCTACATGAGACAATCATCTCCTTCACATCCCCTATGTGtccccctgttttttttttttttaccgtcaGAGACTGATAAGATTCAACAGCTTGCTTGGATCATCACGGCTCAGGTTGCAGTGATGTATCAAAGGGATAAATCACTGCATTCACTGTTAACTGAGACAGTCTCTCTCAATAGTCAAAAGACAGAACTCTATCAAATGACTTTTTCCTCATAAGCAAGCCTTATGAAATTccttaaactcttttttttattcccatgtGCTTAATTATTTTCTGGACAAACTGGTAACATCTGAAGAAACAGCTAAAATGTTATGGACAAATATGTGACCCTTTTGAGATAAGTCgcttataaaagaaaaacacgctATCCAAGCTGGGTTGCCAGATGACTGACTGTTTCCTCccaaacacaacataaaaactcCTCTCCAACTCAAAAATCCCAGCCCGAATCTCAACCTCTGATCAAACTCATCCTAAAATCTTACAACTATTACACACGACAAAGAATATGTTGCTAGCACACAACTGcactaaagcaaacaaaaatataggACATATATGACCCACAAAATATGCAATTAGGTGACCAAATAAcctgtcaccatggcaacagaaaaaaaagttgtaaatctGTTGTATATCTGTCTCGCAACATCAAATAAACACTCTTTGTATCAGTTGAACTCTTAATCCCATTTGTAGTGTTGACAATGACCAATGCCATTTCATAGTGAAACtatattaattattgattataTCACGTTGAACAGATTCTAGACGTTTTAAATTAAGGACAATTATACATTGTCTGCCACACAATGATGACTGTTTCACATTTGCCCAATAGTATCTTGACAACCACAAAGACATTGGGAAATATCTGGaaagtttattttgcattatttaggatataaaacaagaatttcagtaaaacaataaaaacactcccaaacaaaccagaaatcAAATTTGACCAGGACAGATTGCAAAGTAGAAATTGTGATAATAAATTCTCCTTTTTACCACAAAATCTGGAAGAAATTTTCTGTTCTCTTGGGTTATGCAGCAGGGCAACGACCTGAAGTACAGCAGCAAATTCAAATCTGAATGgctcagaaaacaaacatcaaggTTTGAAagtgtcctagtcaaagttccCAAAGAACATTTGGTCAAAATTCCTCCACATGGAAGCAAAGGTCTCATGATTTGTAGTCACAAATGACTACAAATCATTTGTAATCTTGTGTCGGTAACCTGAACAGATGACAAACCATCTCTCAAGTTCAAGCACGCAATAacaaataaacagtaagaaacaTGATCggaaacacattttgaaacacAGCATGACATACAGTATCCCAGACAACTATTACAGTGTCCTAGAGTTGGTCAGTAAAGTTGCTGTGTAACACTCTTGCTCATTCCAGGATGAATTACCCAACTCAACTTTCAGGGGAAACCAAGCAGAGCTCAGTGTGCAGGCACATACCTGTGTGCAGATTTCACCTGTGCTACACATCagtgttttgtcttatttatgaCTTCACAAAACAAGGCATAAACTGTTAAATAGCATAGTTTTCTGTTGCCATGGGTATGCCAGTGTACTAAACTTTTCCAACAAGGTACCAAAGACTGATTAAAGGAAGTCATGCACTGAGTCATAGCATTTAAGATAATGACCTGCCTCCCAATGCAAATTCCTCCACCCCACAACAACAAGTTGGAGCAAGATGTTAGACATGTAGCAGGACAACATGTCCTGCTACTGGCAGTGATACCTAAATGTATCACTGCTAGCACTTAAACATAACATAATCTACTTTATTTCGTCAAATCTGTATAGAATACTCCTATTTCTTTGCAGGAAGCCAGGAACCATATAAGGCAGCAGTTCCCCTCAGCAGCTTATTTCTAATAATCGTATcacatggttttgttttttcattcagtcagtgAGTCAAGCCCCAGCTGACTTGttgaaatgcagaaatgtgtgGGCCTCGTTCCCCCACCTACCCACACACCTCTCTGAGGatttaaactattttgttttaaacaggaaGCACTACTACGGGCTGGATCCCcgtcacctttgacctctcacCACTTCATTCAAAAGGAATCCTGAGGTGGCTGTATATCTAGACACAGACAAGACGAGTGCACCGCTAATTTTAACCCGGTGGAGCCACAGTGGCCCATGCTGTCTACCCAGTCCTCAGGAGAATAATAGGAAACACATGTTTGACAATGGAGCAGCTCGTATCGTAAAGCGGGCTCACATTAAATATCACACCGCGTTTCCTTACAATGAGTGTGATAGAAAGTATATTCTTCACTTAATATTTTTagcattcatttttttcaattagaaagactttcagtttttaatacattttattgctcTCTTTGTATCACAGGCAGCCTTTAAGGACATGGAGGAGTAAGATTTCTGTGGTATCACTACCTAACAGCATACAAGTCGCTCCCTCTAATCTGTTACCGAAGCCAAACTGTAGGTGAAAAGTGGACAATATGAGATTTGATTATTAGTTGAAGTCCAGTCTTAAGCAAATGCATATTTGAAAAGTGGAGGGAAAGTGGTACAttgttataaacatgtttttccaataaaaaactgaaaaatgtgttgcGCATCTGGAGGCACTGCAGCCCTTGACAAATATTAACAGCCACAAGTTTAGACTCCATGGAAGAAGAAAGTCATCGTCAAAAGTCAGACTTGAGTCCTGATTAGTTCTTTTTTTGGCTCAAATCTTATATGAACACAGCAAAACTCCCaattctggaacaaacttccagaaaactgcaaaacagctgaaacattgatttcctttgaagctagactaaaaacccacctttttagagttgcttttgaaccataataaatgaaacattgatcaacattttgatgtgtagcGATGGCGctggacaaaatgtaatgtttattagTTTACTGTGTGAGATGTCTTttattactttgtatttttgtgtttttatgtttttatgatataaagcactttgaactgccttgttgctgaaatgtgctacacaaataaaacttgattgacttatataaaataagatattctgaaaaacagcaaaaaaaacaccctgaaCACCCCAGCACAACTGCGAAACATGGTGGTGGATGTATCATgctgaaattgactttttttcaaaagtatCTGAAAAACTGGTATTTGAGTTTATGGGAAGTGGAATGAAGCTAGACACAGGGCAGTACTGGAAGAAGCCCAAATAATTTTACAATGGGGAGGAAGTTCattccagcaggacaaagaCTCTAAATATTCTGGCAGAGCTACAATGGGATTGCTTAGACCAAAGGATATTAATGTGTGAATAGCCCAATAAAAGTCCAGACCCACATCCAGCTGGAAATAAATGGCAAGATTGATATTCACAGATCTGTCTTTGATCTGACTTAGTTTGAGCTACTTGGTTTGAAGAACAGACAAAATGTCTCTTTCTAGATCTGTAAAACTTGTACAACATACCCAAAAATACCTGAAACTGTAACAGTGGTTCTAATAGTCAGCTATGACCTATTTAATGTGATAAAAGTTGACAGCTTTCCCATGCATGCTTTAGCCTTGTAATCTTAGACATTTTACACATGGTTGTAGCGCCCCTTAGTGGTAGATGTTTCCTATTGTAATACTTGCCATTTGAGGTTTCTTAGTTCAACTAAGTGAAGAAAACATATGTGCATGTCATTGAGTATAACTTTACTTAATCACAAAGGTTCAACTCAATATTACAATAACCATAAAGTACTTTTACCAGCCTGTGGCTGCTTGTGTAATTAGATATCCACTGAGTATGCTGTAACTCACATTTCCCCtattatatttttaagctttttatgtGTTGCGGCttgaaagacaaacaaagcaaaacaaaacaaaggtcAAACTGTGATTGAGACACTTTCCTCTGGGTGGGAAGATTTTTGCCAAAATAGAGCAGAGTGCAAGTAAAACAAGTTCAAGCAATAAAACTGTTAGTGTTGTGTTAGAAATGGTGCACAGATCCAACGTAGTGCCCTTAGGAAACAGTTTTGGTCAGTAGTATGGATTTTACATACCCTCATCACCATCAACATAAAGGCCCGATTGATTTGGggtgtttaattatttttaattttttaaactttttattcatttttttcattgtggATGGTGACAACATATGGAATCTACAACTTCaataataaactgtttaaatttattgtatattttatgcagtcacaataaaaaaattttgtatttgcaaattgtttaaaaatgattgcTTTCTGTAGGCTCTAATGCTTTCAAGCCCCATTTAAGGCATGTTTGGGATAGTTTTTCCTGTTTCCAACGTTCAGCTGCTCATCTGTGGTGAAGATGAAAAATTCAAAGACAGTCCTCCACCTCATTATTCCATCTGCTTTTTCAGTCACACTAAAACAGACCCATATCATCATGCTACCACTACCATGCTTGGGGATATTGGGACGTGGTTCTTAGGCTTAATCTCTGACAACAAAACTTTTCTCCAGCTGCCATTTGGTGTATTCATTTGGGTAGCTAGTTTCAGTCCTGTCTGGATACGTCAACTTTGGAGCTTCTTTCCCTTTTGGCTCCCTCACGGTTTGTGGCGATGTAAAACTGGCAAGATTGTAGGTAGAGATATTTAAGTACCTGCAAATTCTGGTTTACAATATGAACCTTAGtttagttggttttttttacagtttccttTAATTTGTAGGTAAAAGTTTGGATAGACAGTTGAAATATCAACACAGTAAAGTGTACCAACAGGGCAATAAAcctaagcaaataaaaactggcTTTGAAAGGCAAACAGTCATGAATGGCCCTCCCAAGGTAGTTACCTACCATCAAGGAGATTTGTGGTGTAAGCTTAAACGGCAGGTCCAAACTGGAAACTTATTTGGACCTCCAAACTGGAGGCCACAATTAAGATTGTTTCCAGCAGCAGATTGCCAACATTAAGACAGGAGATGAGGGC is a genomic window containing:
- the LOC103471403 gene encoding leucine-rich repeat neuronal protein 4; the encoded protein is MGSLCGNLAVLLLFLSPLMHSHLFARASTSSPPITRKKIIIVEHFTVVNPNADYEDFSIVHEVVPSAKSPRLNSEVVNTPCEYNSCLENQEPCEMIKAREGCLCPGVSDEDRPPHAPRIETLQPITTGENAGKIEVQWCAPDSVVSSYKVTVEGSGNDLEFGDGARRATVGSLEVGTKVCVEAINKAGHSSYSDFSCKRYERPESLELQLLAGVIGGGIVLILLLIIVAVVLCRRKMCQKAQQESVSGLGNPSYKSERAS
- the LOC103471405 gene encoding thiosulfate sulfurtransferase/rhodanese-like domain-containing protein 1 — its product is MGNTIKYDELKALIESNKDLVLIDVRSDGEVAGGRIPGAIHIPVHTLDAALSMNPDDFKAKYGAAKPPLNAPHMVFYCQSGGRSMMATRKAVQKGYTNARNYDGAYSEWSRKQRN